A segment of the Prochlorococcus sp. RS04 genome:
TTTGGATTAAATAAAATTGGTAATAAATGAGGACTGGACTTTTCTCTAAAATAAAAAATACCTGGGATTACAGGGAAAAAGAATTTCCATGATATCCAGTTCTTGAATGGAAAAGTTCTAATCTCTTTCCCTAATTGTAAAACGATAAAATCATCATTAGTTATTTTTATTCTTAAGGTAAATGACTGAAGTAATAAAAAAAAGCTAAAAGAAGCAAAAACTATTGTTGGCAAAGAACCAATATTCAAAAACAAAAGCATAAAACTTAAAACTATTAGAATGATTGGCAACTGAAATGAAGGAGATATTATTACTGGCTCCTCTTTTTTTGATTTAGTATTTAACATAAGATCATCCAAATAAAATTTGT
Coding sequences within it:
- a CDS encoding DUF3119 family protein: MLNTKSKKEEPVIISPSFQLPIILIVLSFMLLFLNIGSLPTIVFASFSFFLLLQSFTLRIKITNDDFIVLQLGKEIRTFPFKNWISWKFFFPVIPGIFYFREKSSPHLLPILFNPKQLKDELIKKVDSLEIKNS